The Planococcus halocryophilus nucleotide sequence CTTCTCCAGAGCTTGCTCAAGCCATAGTTTACTTTCTTTAATGGCTTCTGAAATCAATGTACTTTTATTTAAATGAATGCAATGCACACTATGCCCTCTCATCTTAAGAACTTCAACAATTTCATTTGTCGAATCGTCTAGACCCATTCCCAAGAATAGAGCAGCACTAACATTAGCATGACCAGCTGTCCCTATAATAGCCTTTTTGGTTTGTTCGACATCCTCTTGAGAGTGTGACTGTCCAGCTTGATGAACAACAGGGATTACGCCTGGAACCATTTGAGCAATTTTTTTCGTTAAGCTTGCTAACTCTCCGGCTGCATTTATGATAATAACGTGATTTCTAACTCCGATGCTACCGTCTGCTCTGCGATACCCTTTAAAAGTTTTCACCCCACAACTCCTCCTTTGAGAAATACAGCCGTTTTGTCTTCCTCATTCAACCCACGTACATTCGATACATGGACATGATTACCCGCAGGTATATCTTCTGTAGCTATTCCCATACACTCTCCATATTTGAGTATTTTTTGATCTTGCAGGATAGTCGACACTGCAACTTTATGACCGTAAGGGATATTTATTTGGAGTATGATTTCCGTATCCAAGCCCTGAACAACAAGTTTCTCTCCCGTTTTCAGGTTTTCTAATGCCACAGCCACATTATCCGTTTCGTGCAACCTTAGGGCATTATATTTTTTCTCCATCTCCGCCACTTCCTTTCTTTATCAATATGTAGTGCCTAAATGAGGAATGGAGAATTCACCCAAATCTAGTTCTTCAAGCTTAGTCTGTTTTCCAGAGCACACTTCCTGAATCATTTTCATGATACTTTCCACATGGTTAGTCGACTCACTTTTCGTAATAGTATAGTCAACTAACTCATCAAATGCATTTTCATCGCTCTCTGATGTGATTGTTATACATGGCAAAGCAATAGATCCCGTTAGAACACCCCTACTACTAACTATCACTACTGCACTACAGCCAGCAGAAGCCATTTTGGACAAGGACTCGACTACATTACTAGATGTCTTCATCAAATGGAGCCCATCTTTATCAGGCGCTTCACCGTAATTCAATATGCCATTGATTGTTTTTTCACCTGTCATTTTTGATTCTAGTAAAGCAAGTTGTGTCTGCTCTACTGTAAACTCCTTAAATGTGGTTGAGCCGTTTTTTGTGTCATCCCAGCGAAGCCGCTTCATACCTTCACTCGATTTAACTAACGCTTCTAATTCTGCTGTGTCAGAAATCCGCTTGGCTAAAACCTCACCTGCAGGCTCCAAAGTTTTTGACATACCAACAATTACTTTTACACCTTCAGCAGTCCATTTGTCCACAACTTTACCGATAATTGGAGCTGTAGCTAACAAGGTATCATTATCAAGTTCAACACCTAAAACACCGATTGTTAAAGAAGACAAAGGTAGCTTTTCTCTCTGCTGTTCTTTTGCTTCTGCAACCCATTTCTCTGTGATATCTATTCCTTTTTGAATTGTATTTTCTCCCCCAGCAAGTTGCTGGATCCCAATGCCTTTTATTGATTTTATCTTCGGAATATTTTTCAATAAGCCGCTTACTTGGTTCGTCTCACATCCCAAACCGACAATCAATGCTGAATGGATATTCGGATTTGAAGCTACGCCAACCAACATATTTTTCG carries:
- a CDS encoding UxaA family hydrolase gives rise to the protein MEYYFEGYPRSNGVAGTRNYVGIVSSVICSSAVVREISEKVQGTVPFVHANGCAQLGDDLVLTKNMLVGVASNPNIHSALIVGLGCETNQVSGLLKNIPKIKSIKGIGIQQLAGGENTIQKGIDITEKWVAEAKEQQREKLPLSSLTIGVLGVELDNDTLLATAPIIGKVVDKWTAEGVKVIVGMSKTLEPAGEVLAKRISDTAELEALVKSSEGMKRLRWDDTKNGSTTFKEFTVEQTQLALLESKMTGEKTINGILNYGEAPDKDGLHLMKTSSNVVESLSKMASAGCSAVVIVSSRGVLTGSIALPCITITSESDENAFDELVDYTITKSESTNHVESIMKMIQEVCSGKQTKLEELDLGEFSIPHLGTTY
- a CDS encoding UxaA family hydrolase yields the protein MEKKYNALRLHETDNVAVALENLKTGEKLVVQGLDTEIILQINIPYGHKVAVSTILQDQKILKYGECMGIATEDIPAGNHVHVSNVRGLNEEDKTAVFLKGGVVG